Part of the Salinimonas iocasae genome, CCTGCTGATTTTGTGAGACAAGCTCAAACTGGCTGATTCGGGTTACACCCCGCTTGAGGGCCCCATCGATAATCCGGTCATATTGATCAATTTGGTTATGCGTAACCGACACTTCGCGGGCAAGAACAAATCCCTGCTGTTTACGGCCCTGCGACGTGTTTTCGTACCAGGGTGACAATCTTACCTGCATGGATTGGATTTGCTCGGCGGGTACACCTTGCTCTGTTAGAAAGTCAGTTAACTGATTCAGGTGGTTTTGCAGTTGTGTATTCAGTTTACTGACCGTTTCCCCTTTTTGTTCGAGGATAAAGGTTACGCTAAATGCATCCGGGGTTACTGCAACACTACCAGTACCCTGTACCTGAATCTGTGATACCGGAGGTGTTGTCGTCTGTTGTTGCGCGACGCCTGCACTTGAAAAACTTAGTGTCATAATAACCAGCGCAGTGCGCGCGATATTTTTGATAGCCGGGGTTCGCATAGGTTTTGCTCCTGTAATAGTTAAATATGCTTCATTACTACGTTGTGACTGTCACTATGCAATCACGAGTGTGAACGACAGATGAATGAACCGTTAACCAAAAAACCAGTAACTTACTGTTATCGCAGTAAGTATACCTGCTGCATCAGCAGCCAGACAGCAAGCTACCGCATGGCGGGCGTGTTTAATCCCAACAGCCCCCAGATACACAGCGAGCACATAAAAGGTTGTTTCTGTAGAACCCTGCAGTACAGAAGCAAGACGGCCTGCGAATGAGTCTGCCCCCTGATACTGCATCGTTTCTATCATTAATGCGCGTGCTCCGCTCCCTGACAGGGGCTTCATTAATGCGGTAGGAATAGCTTCTACAAAACGTGTATCGCCGCCCATTAACGCTACGCCAGTTGCCAGCATATCAGATATGTAGTCAAGTACGCCGCTGGCGCGCAGCATCCCGATAGCGATTAGCATAGCCAGTAAATAAGGGATCAGATAAACAGCGACCTCAAACCCTTTTTTCGCACCGTCAATAAATAACTCATAGGTGTTAAGTTTTTTTCGGTAACCTGCTAATAGCACCGCAACAACAAAGCTTAATAATAAAAAATTTGCCACAACAGAGGACTGGCTTGCCAGCTGGTCTGCAGCAAGTGTTGAAAAATAAAGAACCACAGCGGTCAGGGCAGCAAACAAAGCTGTAGCATACAATACAATTACTTTTTCAAAGAGATTGATTCTCTGAACCATGGCGGTCACCAGCACGCCCACGAAGGTTGATGCACTGGTAGCAAGCAAAATAGGAATAAACACATCGGTTGGTTGTGCGGCACCCTGCTCTGCCCTGTACAAAAACACTGCAATTGGAAATAAAGTGACAGAAGAAGTATTGAGTACCAGAAATAAAATCTGGCTGTTTGTCAGTGTATCAGGTGTGTTATTCAGCTTTTGCATGTCTTGCATGGCACGAATGCCGAAAGGCGTCGCGGCATTATCAAGTCCCATTACATTTGCTGACAGGTTCATGGTAATACTACCCAGTGCGGGGTGGTCTCGTGGTATCTGAGGCATAATCCGGCAAAGCAGCGGTGACAAAACGCGTGCAAATTTTTGTATCATCCCGGATTTCTCGGCAACCTCGAAAATGCCTAGCCAGAACGCCAGTACTCCGATTAACCCGATGGCGATATCGACACTTAGTCCTGCCATGCTGCTTACCGCCGTCATCACTTGCTCAAAGCCGGCACTTCCGGCTCCGGTCACCGCCTGTGCACAGGTTGCGATGAATGCTGCAAGAATAAAAGAAAGCCAAATTTTATGAATCATTACTGCTTGTTGTTTTTCGTTCTTTTGGGCAGTGTATCAGAAAGCGCACGAAACCATACGATCAAACCAATCAAAGGCAACCTTTCAGGATTGCAATTAATAATGCAAGCATATAACCTTGCCCGGTGAGTGGTAATAAAAGGAAACGGCTTATGATTGCTGTGATGAATGTCGACCTTGTGGGGTCAAGTCAGCTGACTGCTGCAAAGTACAAAAGCACGCTGGCTGCGCTTGAGCACTACCTGGAAGAAATGAAACAGCAGTATAATTTTATCTACTCTGTTTACAGGGGCGATGAGTTCCAGATAGCCACAAGACACCCGGACACAGCAGGAAAGCTACTACTTGAAATTAAACTATGGCTTGCCAGCGAGCAAGCCGGTTTGCCGTTACAATGTACTATCAGCCTTGCACTGGGCCCGGGTACTGTTACCGGCACCGACCCGGGAAAAGCCAATGGCGATACGTATATTCTGGCTGGCAGAACCCTTGATTCGCTGCGCAGCGGCCAACTGATGATAAATGTCACCGATAAAAAGATAATTGCCCTGCCAGTCATATGTCACCAGCTAAGCTATATATTAAATCGGTTGAATACCAGCCAGATAAGTCTGCTGTACGATTATGTCAAAAACGACTTCCCCACCCACCAATATCTGGCAGAAAAGTTATCTACCTCCCGTCAGAACATCAGTGAAAGACTGCGCGCTGCCGGTGCCGAGCTTTTGCCGGAATTCATAGCCTACACACAACAATTAATCAGCGAGGATGGACCCGTATAAATGACAGTTTTATTGTTATTGCTTACTGCACATTTTATTGGTGATTTTTATCTACAGCCGCGCGCCTGGATTGAAAATCGCCATGCGAGGGGCTTAAAAGCCAGCGCATTATACAAACACAGCCTGATCCACTTCGTGCTAGCCACGGTGGCGCTTTATATCGCGGGTATCGGAATGGTATCTGCCATAATGTGGGGATTACTTATAGCACTGACACACTGGCTCATCGACTGGGCTAAATCAGGGCACCATAGCCTCAGCGCGTTTATTTTTGATCAGGTGGCGCATATTGTTGTAATAGTGACTGTATCGGCGTTTATAACGGGCGTCACCGTAGCGCAGGTTAGTGAGATGGCAGCGATGCTGATACAGCCCGACACATTGTTGTATATACTAGGCTATATCGTTGTACTTAATCCGGCCAGCATTCTTATTGCGCAGGTGTTGGCAAGGCACACCAAAGTACTGGCTAGTGCAGAGAATCAGAGTCTGGGTGATGCAGGCCGCTGGATTGGATACGTTGAGCGCGTACTGGCACTGTCATTTATTCTGGTTGGTCAGTACACCGGCCTGGGTTTTCTGGTCGCCACCAAAACGGTTTTCCGGGTAGGCGATTTGTCTAAGGCCAAAGATATGCGTCTTACCGAGTATATGATGCTTGGAACACTGTTTAGTTTTGCGCTGGCGCTTATTGTTGGCTGGTGCATCATCGCTATCGTACCCGCGTAAACTTTATGCGGGTACGCTCCTCGACACGGATACGCTAAACGCAGGGTTGCCGAATAGCCTTTGCGATACTGGCCACGCAGTGGTCAATATTGCGATCTTTACAGGCGAATCCCATCAAGCCTATTCGCCAGACTTTTCCGGCAAGATTGCCCAGCCCCGCACCAATTTCAAGATTAAACTCATCAAGAAGGTGTTTTCTGACTGCCGCGTCGTCTACCCCATCAGGAATAGAAACAACATTGAGTTGTGGCAACCGGTATGACTCGTCAACGGCAAAACTGATGCCTAAATCGGTTAATCCCTTATACAGCTTCTGGTGACCCTGCTGATGCCGTTGCCAGGCCTGAGTTAGTCCTTCTTCTTTGAGCATTAACAGAGACTCATGGAGCGCATACAGGCTATTAACCGGTGCAGTGTGATGATAAGCCCGCTTGCCCCCTTTACCCCAGTATCCCATGATAAGATTCATATCCAGAAACCAGCTTTGTACCGGTACCTTGCGATTCTGAATGCGCTCTACAGCACGAGGGCCGAAAGACACCGGCGAGATACCTGGCACGCAGCTAAGACATTTTTGGGAACCGGAATAAACAGCATCAATGCCCCAGCCATCAACATCAAGCTCGATTCCTCCCAGAGAGGTTACTGCATCAACAATGTTCAGACAGTCATACTGACGGGCCAGTTTGCACAGTTGCTGTGCATCGTTACGGACGCCCGTAGAGGTTTCAGCATGCACAAATGCCAGAATCTTAATATCAGGATGCGCACTTAATTTATCTTCAACCTTTTGTAAATCTGTTTGTTTGCCCCAGTCGTCTTCTACAACCAGTGCCTGACCGCCACAGCGAGTCACATTTTCCACCATTCGCTGACCAAATACGCCATTAACGCACACCAGCACCTTATCACCCGGTTCCACGAGGTTTGCAAAGCAGGCTTCCATACCCGCGGAACCGGGAGCAGAGACCGGCATAGTAAGCGGG contains:
- a CDS encoding pyridoxal-phosphate-dependent aminotransferase family protein, with protein sequence MDHATFIPPERTLMGPGPSDVSQRVLNAMARPTVGHLDPLFIDLMDDIKGLLQYAFKTDNPLTMPVSAPGSAGMEACFANLVEPGDKVLVCVNGVFGQRMVENVTRCGGQALVVEDDWGKQTDLQKVEDKLSAHPDIKILAFVHAETSTGVRNDAQQLCKLARQYDCLNIVDAVTSLGGIELDVDGWGIDAVYSGSQKCLSCVPGISPVSFGPRAVERIQNRKVPVQSWFLDMNLIMGYWGKGGKRAYHHTAPVNSLYALHESLLMLKEEGLTQAWQRHQQGHQKLYKGLTDLGISFAVDESYRLPQLNVVSIPDGVDDAAVRKHLLDEFNLEIGAGLGNLAGKVWRIGLMGFACKDRNIDHCVASIAKAIRQPCV
- a CDS encoding SIMPL domain-containing protein, which gives rise to MRTPAIKNIARTALVIMTLSFSSAGVAQQQTTTPPVSQIQVQGTGSVAVTPDAFSVTFILEQKGETVSKLNTQLQNHLNQLTDFLTEQGVPAEQIQSMQVRLSPWYENTSQGRKQQGFVLAREVSVTHNQIDQYDRIIDGALKRGVTRISQFELVSQNQQDAYQKALINAISDAKSRAGVIASELDVSVGSVISVTQQHGGMVFSTGRARMAMADESAAMPGQQQIEANVNVIFALDAVKNGEQ
- a CDS encoding nucleoside recognition domain-containing protein, with the translated sequence MIHKIWLSFILAAFIATCAQAVTGAGSAGFEQVMTAVSSMAGLSVDIAIGLIGVLAFWLGIFEVAEKSGMIQKFARVLSPLLCRIMPQIPRDHPALGSITMNLSANVMGLDNAATPFGIRAMQDMQKLNNTPDTLTNSQILFLVLNTSSVTLFPIAVFLYRAEQGAAQPTDVFIPILLATSASTFVGVLVTAMVQRINLFEKVIVLYATALFAALTAVVLYFSTLAADQLASQSSVVANFLLLSFVVAVLLAGYRKKLNTYELFIDGAKKGFEVAVYLIPYLLAMLIAIGMLRASGVLDYISDMLATGVALMGGDTRFVEAIPTALMKPLSGSGARALMIETMQYQGADSFAGRLASVLQGSTETTFYVLAVYLGAVGIKHARHAVACCLAADAAGILTAITVSYWFFG
- a CDS encoding DUF3307 domain-containing protein; its protein translation is MTVLLLLLTAHFIGDFYLQPRAWIENRHARGLKASALYKHSLIHFVLATVALYIAGIGMVSAIMWGLLIALTHWLIDWAKSGHHSLSAFIFDQVAHIVVIVTVSAFITGVTVAQVSEMAAMLIQPDTLLYILGYIVVLNPASILIAQVLARHTKVLASAENQSLGDAGRWIGYVERVLALSFILVGQYTGLGFLVATKTVFRVGDLSKAKDMRLTEYMMLGTLFSFALALIVGWCIIAIVPA